The window TCCCAAGATCTTGGATATCGCCCTCGCCAAACCAATTTTAACATCTTGAAATCTCTTGAAGTACTCTTCTAGGGCCTTGCTGTAatttattaacagaaaattaAGGGCTTAGCGTTAGGGCACGTATAGATAGAGTCCTGAGAGCAAGACGCAAAATTGCATGTTTTGTGcttaattttcatttcttaaaGAAAAGGCCACTGGTCTGTCTGTACCTGAGGCTAGCTGGTTTAGCAGGGCAATGGAATTGGGGATGCGCTACCACCTTGAGATATTCCCTATTTTCCTCAGCATGGGAATTTAAACCCCACATGATCCTATCTGCTGGGCTACTTTTCACGTACTCCTTCCTCTCCTCCTCCTTCGTCACTTCAAAGAAATCAGCAATTCCCTCCAATGCACCTTCAATCACACTATCGGGGACGCCATGATTTACCAGCTGCAAAGATCACTAAAGCTTAATCGATAACCATGCATGACacgtttttatatatagatattatagCTATTCGTCAAAAAGATGACATGGTAACCATGATGCATGTACAGTCACTGCACATCGTATAGTTAATTTGCGAGGCATTAacgtatataattaattaagaacagAAGTTGTTTCATGATAGAAAAACATAAGTTATTGGGCCATAATTTGACGTAGAAAAAGTTTCTAGCTAGGTTGTGGATTAGTTATTTTCACACACTTACATATAATATTGGAGCTCTTTTTCACTCCTTAATTTTGTCAATTATTACGATTGATCGAGAAAATAGAGTTTTGAGGGTACATACATAGAAGAATCCGTACTCGTCACATGCGTTGCTTAGATTGTCGAGGGCCTTGGATTGTTGGATGGGATCATCAGAGAAAAGCATGAGGAAGTCGATGGTTGGGATATCTTCATCGACTGCCAAAACGGAGTCCATGGGAATATTGATGTTGGAGAAGGGGACAGAGGTTATGTTGGTGTGTTCACAAGTCTCTTGGGTATGCACTGGAGATGTTTGAGCCATATGATTCTgaatatgtgtgtgtttgtggaGAGATCGAGTGGGATACCAACTAGGGATTAAATAAAGCAAGGAAGGCCTAGTCTGTTCATGTGCATGGATAACAACTTCCACATTTATAGACGGCCTTGTAAAGCaacttgaattaatatataataaacaaaAGAGAACGTGTAGCTccctaattaaattaataaactaCATCCTTTGAAAAATTATCTGTATAACTAGACGAACAACCGAGGTTTTTCCCAGCTCCTCAGTGAAGGAGCTgccccttttatttttcttttccctatttttagaagaaaaaattcttttcatttaattctttttatagtCTAATTAGATCAGATTaagtttgaaattataatagaaacatcaaattaagagataaagaattaaaatataaaatataaagagaataCATGGTCAATcataaatttatgatatataattttttttttatt is drawn from Populus nigra chromosome 5, ddPopNigr1.1, whole genome shotgun sequence and contains these coding sequences:
- the LOC133693213 gene encoding 2-oxoglutarate-dependent dioxygenase 19-like, translated to MAQTSPVHTQETCEHTNITSVPFSNINIPMDSVLAVDEDIPTIDFLMLFSDDPIQQSKALDNLSNACDEYGFFYLVNHGVPDSVIEGALEGIADFFEVTKEEERKEYVKSSPADRIMWGLNSHAEENREYLKVVAHPQFHCPAKPASLSKALEEYFKRFQDVKIGLARAISKILGLEEFYIEKFFNLKSGFDVSAMNVYPPNFQSKGSIGVPSHTDPGFFVSLIQDVNGGLRVLSHKGKWINVYIPRNAFLIQIGDHLEVLTNGKYKSHIHQVVVDTNKVRRISLATLHGPSLDTLVIPATKFVDHFHPLGYRGMTYKESLEANGHHEIEVQSCLEQLRL